From the Conger conger chromosome 13, fConCon1.1, whole genome shotgun sequence genome, the window ATAGAGCGCACGATattaaacacaagcacacacttcaCATAAGCATTACTGACATTAACAGCAATACACAAATCCTCCTTGAAGTAGTTGAAAATAGCATCCACGTCCATCAGCTTTCACGCAATAAAGGTTTGGCACTTAAATCATGCTGGTTAGAGAGCACAAATGTAGGCTGACAGCGCTCTGCGAGGTGTCCATCTTGTTACAGGGCTGGGCCCTGTGCTGTGTTTAGACAAGCCCCACTCAGTGCTGAGATCTGTGGATCAGACAAGCCCAGACAGACCAGTGTGAGGCATGAGAAAAATGGCAGGAATTCTGGGGTATTCCCGACACGGTCACCACCTTCTCCGGAGCGGAGCACTGCCTCTATCCCCTCCAAgcacccactctcactctccttccgTTGGGAGGACCAGCAGATCCAGGTCCTTTCACAGATCAAACGCGAGGAATCGAGGGATTTAAAAGGGCAGTTTAAAGGGAGTGGAAATAACAGTCTATGTGCAGCTTCACGTTGGGCTTGGACATGCCTTACACCGAGGCAATCACTGTCCACAACATGTCGCCATGGCAACATTTTTCTACCGAATGACAGCGCAACAAATCCTTGTTCAAAAAACAAGTCAACTCTCACTTTAAGTGACATGACATACGACTCACGACAACAGGCCGTCTGTCGAATAGCGTGGAGGACAAAAACCGCTCCCGACAACTGAGAATCAGCAGAAATCCAAACAACGTGGGACTCACTGTTGTGCATACCTCGCAAATCAGTGCTCATCAGCTAAAGAAGGGGAAGCCAGTCAGAGAAAAGAATTAAATATAGAATGAAATGGCCAAGCAATGAAAAAGGCATGTCAGTTCCAGATATACCCACCCTTACATAAATACAAATGCCAATAGATTCAAGTGAATTCTATAGAATGCACTGAAGACCTAAAAACAGACTGAAAAACAGAGCCATAGAGAAATGGAGGAacagaagagagacagaaaggaaaTCTTTCTAGTTCCTTGATAAGAACATGAATTTAAACCATCAGTACAAGCAGCGAGACGCCCACACAATCCCAGGCCCCAGTTTGAGTACAGACCACGGTCACAACTAAACAGAACCAGGGACCACAAAAGCTCTTCAGAAATGAAAGGTCGGTGTTAAGTGGGACTCCAAAATGCCAGAGGACACATGTGCCTTCTGCACACAGCCCAGGGGCAGCAGCGTCACACAAACCAAACTTCATCAATATTCACCATACTCAGAGACCTTACATTTTCATgcacttgtgtgtatgtctaaGTAGCTTGCGTGCACATCTGTCAATGAGGACATATTCATTAGTAAACACccccacacatatgcacacatatgcacacacaagcgtAAACATACAATGCATGTGCAATTGCTTTCAATACAACCATCTATCCTCAGGATATAGACATCTTAGAATTTGaatctgtgggggaaaaaaaagtgataCTTAAGACTAAAGACCCACTATTTCGTTATGATTTTGTTCTATGATCAAATTAAAACTAGAAAGAATCCCCCATACAGTTACATTAATATTGCACAAATTGAAAGTTATATCTTGAGAATTTCAGTTTTCCTTTAAAATACAAACTGAAGCATTGTGTATCTATATATGGCAGCCAGAACAACAAAGTTGTGAACAATAAACTAGTCACAGTAAAATGGCCGCTATGTTTGAGAGACATTATAACCATGTAGCACCACAACAATGTCAACTGTATTTTCTGACCAACACTGCTGGCCTCAGAATGAACTGATTGGATGCCATTACACAACCGTCAGAACATTGTGATTAGGGTGACGTTGGGCAACAGATTAAGGAACTAAAAGTTGCATTCAAACAGAAAGAAATAGGAACCTCTTTGCACATATGCAGTTCTCGGTTTTAGAGAAAGTTCTCATCACCCCACACCAAGACCAATGGTGGCCTGTAAGcttcaaataaacatttaacTGTGCACCTTTGAGTGGAATGCACACCCATCCCTGGGAATTCAGAATTCTCAAAGCTGCTTGTTACGGACAGCAAAATTAAAGCCATCTTTCTGTAGCCTAGGAGGAACACACATTTACTAGAGATGTATTCAAGTCATGATTGTGTAAACGCAACTGTGGAGTCAATTCAGCTCAGCACTCTCTCTCCAGAGAACGAAGAAAGTTTTCCCAACCCGTTTCCGCATTACCTTAGCCAAGATTGTAATGAACAGCTAGAATGCTAAAGCAAAACACCATTAgacaacaaaaatatacagCAGGGGGCAAATCGCCACACcttctcagacacagaactaAGTCAGATGGGGAAATTTAATCAGCAGGCTAGTTGTGAATACCTGTTAGACGTGTTAATTTGCTTTTGTTGCTGATGTTtctcctctcactcacactcacgcacgtgcgtgcgtgcgctcgctctctcacagacagacagacagacagacagacagacatacacacacacacacacacatacatatatatccTAGAACGGTATGTTGACCGGTAAGAGTGGAATGTTGACCGGTCTCATTCACCATGGTTGGCATGGTCTCTAGGCCAGGGGCTTAACCCATTTACCtacaccacagcacacacaacctCCCTTCCCCTCTACAAATTACGCTTTGTTCTGGAAAAACTGCTCTTGAGCACCCCCACACAAATGCCAGGCACACAAATGCCAGCTGACACCCTTAATACAAAACCATACAATTTACGCTAATGACAAcctgaaaaatgaaattaatggaGAGGAAACATGTCaattccatttttttaaaaatgcactttgTATTAAAAGTCTTAAAACAGACATACAGCTGTTAAAAGGCTGGTCTGAAATTAAAATTACAATCAGGTTAGAAATTCAATGGTACATCACATCttgttaaaaaacaaacaaaacatattcTTTTTAAACCCTTTTCTTTAGctggtctgtgtgcagtgtttagTGGTGTCACTTTGGGGGGATTGCAGTACCtgtgaatttaaattaaaattcagTAAAATCTCAACCATATATAAAACGTACATTTCAAAGGCCAAACTTAGACAGAAAAGAAGGAAACCGCCATTTCATTAACAATAGGCCTTTTGTTTAGATTTTACCCCATGAGATTAACTAGAGTGAAACAGTTAAGCACTCTGTGGATTGCCATATAATGAGATTCTTGAGGAGACTCAGATTGGCACTAAATAGAACGGCTGATACTGGAAGGCACTAGACATGGGGCTGTCTGCGGCCCCACGTCATGACAGTAAGGTCCTGGCGCACGCTGAAGGGTGGCACTCGTTAGTTGAAGCAGTCTCCTATTTTGACGTCAccagcaaaatgaaaaatacaaatagaaCTTTACGTATTGTACGATTCACAATGGGGAAAATACCACCGAGCTTTCCAACCCCACTCCTATTTATCAGTTACAAAATATAAATCTGATTTGATCTCATTTTCTTCTCTTGAAGAAACGTTGCttccaagtctttttcaacatCCGAGTTGGGGTTAAGTTCCAGTTAAGAGTGCACGTTGCGACTGGAGTTTAAGCTTCGCCACTTTTGTAGACATCAACGGTGTACAGTGAGAGTATTGCAAAGATACTCCAAACACGCCGAATTCCTGAAGAGAGACTCTACTCCCAGGATCCCAAGGAGGGACCCTCCCCTGGGAGTGTTCTCATTCCGTTCCAGGCCGGCAGGAGACGCGAAGAACTCAACTCAGTCAAGAATCCCTGCAACACACttccagaacaaaaacaaactgatgaaataaaatgtccGTTTCCGTTTCTGTCCAATTAACTCAACTCACAGCTAGGCACCGGGCAAAAATGCTTGAAAATGCAATTGTCCGCTAAATAACATTTTCCTAAATCCTACAACATTCAAGTATTCTGCCATGTAAACACCTgggtttttatatatattttgtaacatgaGTGTGCAAGACAGCAGGACACTTTCGAATACTGATGACAGTCAACACCAGAACatatatctatgtatatatattgttttttttccgagCAAACGTGTTAGTTTCCGATCTTAGTTTTCTCCTTTGTTTAATGATATCAGAGTCACTCACCATTGCAAacttaaagaaaatgtaaatgtgtcttTAAAGAATAACACACGACGAGCAGCACTGGTCTTCCCCGTTTGGCACTGAAGCATAGTTCATTTGTCTGACAATCTCTGCAAACAGTTCGTCGACCAAGCCTTTATTTTTGGCTGAAGTTTCCATAAACGGGCAATTCCACTCATCGGCCAAAGCCTTGCCTTCCCCGGAAGAGACTTCTCGCTCACCCTCCAAATCCACTTTGTTCCCCACCAAGATCATCGGCACCCGCTCGTACCTTTTGACTCGGATGATTTGATCCCTCATTGGTTTGATATCTTGGAAGCTCTGTTGGTTCACCAGGCTGTAGACCAAAATAAAGCCCTGCCCGTTTTTGATATACAGATCTCTCATGGAGGCGAACTGCTCAGTCCCCGCCGTGTCCAATATTTCCAGCACCGAGGGCGACGAATCCACTTCGATTTCCTTTCTGTAGAAATCTTCGATTGTGGGATCATATTTTTCTATAAAGGATCCAGTTACAAACTGAACAGTCAATGCTGATTTGCCGACTCCGCCAGATCCAAGTACGACTACTTTGTATTCTCTCATGGCTCCTGAAACAGCCTCTCTCCCGCTGCCGTCTTCTCAAATGCGCTTTGCACCCGCTGGCCACCCCTACGTTTTCAAACCGCAACCAGCTCTTTGCCTCTGGCCGTTGTTTTCGATCCCTTTCGCTGAATCTTGGGGGTGATCTTGCAGGATCTGTGTTTTGGATGAGAATGGAATTGATTTAGACCGTGCCCCCGCATTAGATATGTAACATGTTGAGCCCCAGCAGATCCTTGTGCAATGCCTCTGTGCAAGCAATGATCAATGCGCTCTCACACGCTCTTCCTGCCCACACTCATAGCGCGCAGCGTCTTCACGTCACCAGCCAAAACTTGGCTCCGTTTTCTTAAAGGGGCAGTCACAAAATCTCCCGTATTTCACAATCTTGCAAAGCAGGTAGGGGCCACGCCTTGTTCGTGGAATTTATAGAATTAACGATGGCGGTTTACGATATCAATGTGAGATGGGAAGCATAAATACCCGCATATGTTTCATTACTAAGATCGGTTATTTTAAAATCGGTtaattaaaacaagctaattagTGCGTTTTGTTTGAAGCAGAGCGCCGTGTTGTTGCTGAGTCTAACTGAACAGTGAGCTGACTCACGCGTTGCTCAGACACTTCCTGCTGTACTATCGCACAAAACAGGTATCTGTCACTAACAATGCGTGTCACGAATTCTCGTCGTCACTGCATGTATATTAGTTCAATAGTATAAGTCGCTAACTATTATGTTTCTGTTACCTTTAAGAcgatgtaataaaaaaatagaagacTAACATAGGCTTCTCATGTCATCAATAATGTCTGACACCTTTAGACCTATATTTCAGAGCTCTCGCTAAACAAATATAGTTACAGATTCATCACATCAAGATCACTCTGAATGAAGTATGTTGAAGTATCAGGAAGTAATAGAACTTGATAAATACAGTGACTCATCTTTGTCTGAACAGTAATTGACTGTAAATAGCTCACAGAAGCAATGCAGGTAAGGGCATGTGGGTGTTTTCCTTGATGACGCATACCATAATGACCCATGGCTAGCCACATAGTAAGAGGTAGCATGTAACAGTAATATGTTCCAGTTGCATAGAGAACTAGGGTGTGTTTGAATGTGGGGTTCTAGCATGTGTTTATCTTTGTCACCTAGCATAGGAGGCAACATTTAAGAATCAGGTagtaaaattaacatttttaggAAGTAAGTACTACTGTTCTCTTCCAGTTACAAAAACTTGCATGTGTACGCTCATGACAATGACaggcaaaacatttaaaatactgcACTAAATTATTTCTAAATATTCAAGGTTTTTATATCTACATTGAAAAGAAATATAACTAatccaatacatttttacacagcTGTCACTAAAAATAAACTGCtataaaaaattataacaaGTGGGTTTGACAGTACAATCTGAACATCCATATCTGGAACTTGTTACaactttacaataaaataatgatttgagTTGAATAAGGAACTGAAGCTAGGTTATATAAGATTATCAGTGTCTTTTgttctatatacagtatgcactgagtgagcactttattaggtatttattagacttattttttagacttattggtgttctgctACTGTTGTCTATCCACTTAcatggtttgatgtgttgtgtgttcagagatgctcttctgtataatGTGTCTTCTaatgttgtaatgcgtggttatttgctatTGTAATACTTGgttttttgcgttactgtcaccttcttatcagctttgaccagtctggccctctgacctctctcattaacaacatatttttgcccatagaactgctgctcgctggatgtttttaggtttttgcaccattctctgcaaactctagagactgttatgcttGAAAAttacaggagatcagcagtttatgagatattcaaagcaccctgtctggcaccaacactcattccacggccaaagttGCTGAGATCacaatttgcattaacaagctggtgtacgggtctaaccaataaattgctcactgagtgtatattctttaTTCTTATGTTTGTGACTGCCTCACCAGCAAGTTCAATTCCAGTATCCATGTACCATTCCCCCATTAGGGAAATTACATGATGCAGATATTATGAATGTTCATCTCACTCATTATGAATGTTCATCTCACTATATGAGCTGGTCTGCTTTGATAACTGAAAATACTCATCAACTGAGGGATTTCTCATCAACCGGCCATTTAATACCATGGCAGCGACCTGTATGGCTATAACCTCATCCATAgagattacattattacatacttatccagagcgacgcacagttgattagactaagcaggagacaatcctcccctggagcaatgcagggttaagagccttgctgaaggacccaacggctgtacggatcttattgtggctacactaggattcgaacccccaaccttgcctgtcccagtcatgtaccttaaccactacgctacaggccaccctacaggATGACCTATGTGCTCTCTTAATGGGCTTTCCTTAATTAATGTGTGTCTTTTGTCCTTGCGGATGACCCCCCATGGACACCTCTGGGCTCAGGTCATGGATTGTGGATTGGTCTGTATGGTCTAGAGGAACATGCAGAGGGACTAGAATTAAGGGGGTAACACTTCAGATCCTCCTCAAGAgttttcacacactctcactttctcactctctctctctctctctctctctctctctctcactctctcacacatcaaGAATTACTATAGAACTGTGTTTCAACAAAAGAATGAGGAACATATAACTCTGCACACTAATACTGGaaaatttctgtttttgtgtcttCAGGGTTTactgtattctgtatttttctgatAACACCACAGAATACCACCGCTTCTATGATGCTCAGTGCCTTGGCCCACAGTTCTTGATCAATAATGGTGAAACTGAATTTTAAGCCTCAGGATTCATTGTCTTATGCTACAGAAGACTGGGGTTAAAGACTTCCGTAGTGACATTAGCCTTGGCTATAACCATTGAAAATGCTAACACTAACcacatttgattaatttgtcattctgcagtgaaaaagtatttgcccccttcctgattccctctattattgcatatttgtcactgaatggtttcaagTCTttggacaaaatgtaatattagacaaaaggAACCTGGTAAAACATAAaccacatttttaaaagtactattttatttatccatccatccatccatccatccattatctgaacccgcttatcctgatcagggtcgcaggggggctggagcctatcccagcatacattgggcaaagggcaggaatacaccctggacaggttaccagtccatcgcagggcacacacaccattcactcacacactcatacctacgggcaatttagactctccaatcagcctaacatgcatgtctttggactgtgggaagaaaccggagtacccggaggaaacccacgcagacacggggtgAACATGCAGagtccgcacagagaggccccagccaacggggattcgaacccaggacctccttgctgtgaggcggcagtgctacccactgcaccatccgtgccgccctattttatttatgtaatgaAAAAATCTATCTaacacccctgtgaaaaagtaattacaCCCTTAATCTTAATGACTGGTTGCAcaacctttagcagcaataccTGCAATTAAACTTCCTATAATTGATATCAATCTTTCACATTGCCGTGGAGGAATTTCAGCCCACATCacaaaagatcccagaagaacatcgaAAGATCTGCAGGCCTCTCTTGCCTCAGCTAATGTCAGTGTTCGTGGGTCTATAATAAGAAAGAGACAGTTGAAAATGTGctacaggtggactccaatcaagttctgggcacatctcaaggataattaaccCTTTCTCCCCAGAGGGCaatattttgtactagtcctataaaagtgtcactATCTGAAacactatttactgcacacacatggttgaagactcaTATTAACAAATTCATGTCagaacaaactaaaataaaaaatatatttttatttatttattgtttagcaCATATCcaaatttctaagtcaaggaccaacccagaactacgtTATATTTGAGCACAGATTTGAcgtcaacttgtgtacaaaatatggtaaagatattgCAGAGatattccacatgagttttccca encodes:
- the LOC133107716 gene encoding ras-related protein Rap-2b, with the protein product MREYKVVVLGSGGVGKSALTVQFVTGSFIEKYDPTIEDFYRKEIEVDSSPSVLEILDTAGTEQFASMRDLYIKNGQGFILVYSLVNQQSFQDIKPMRDQIIRVKRYERVPMILVGNKVDLEGEREVSSGEGKALADEWNCPFMETSAKNKGLVDELFAEIVRQMNYASVPNGEDQCCSSCVIL